A segment of the Symmachiella macrocystis genome:
GCAGGCAGAACCAATAAACTGAATATTACAAAGAATCTTGAAATCATTGCACACCTTTGTTGGGACGGCGCCCTGGCCGTCATTTCATAGCTGGCAAACCGCCAATGAACACCGGATCAAAATGATGCTGATCGTCCAAGGCATCCTGAAAGAACAAACCGTCAACTGTGTCGCCGTCGTCGTATCCCAGAGCTGACAAGTCGATGCCGACCGCTAAACCCCGAAACGTGATTACCTGTTTTCGCGGCGAACACTCGAGCGACTCCAGTTGCTCCAAGGATTCGGCCGCTTCGGCAAACATATGGACGTGAAAGCCGGTCAGATCATGAGCGCCGGGCGATTCCATCGTCAGATCGTAGACACGGATCGTGTGCGACCTTAACCCATCACGAAATCGCAACGGGCTGACGTGAAAGGCGTCCCCATTGGGGGGGTTTGAAAAAGTCTGCAAATCAAAAACCACGACATCCGCACCAGGACCATTTTCGACCGGCTTGTCGAACCGAATCGCCAAACCGGGCGTCGCCGACTCGCCCATCAGCACGGGGGTTGATGCAAGTGGTTCGACGCTGCCGCCCGGATTGATCACACCCGTGACGAGGCTGTGGTCCGACGAGGTTTCGATTCGTTTCGCGGGGATGGTTGGTCCGCCGCAGATGAATGCGCCGCTCGAAGTGGCTTTGAACGCCGTCACGCGAGCCGGTATCACATCGGTAATTGGTATGTCGACGACGCGACCATCACGTTGCACGGTCACGCTGGTGAGATTCTCCGCCCTGCCGTCGTCGGCCGTTGTTGTGCTATATGACACGATGCGGTCGGGTAAGCTATAACGATATGCATTGGGTTCAAAGGGAATATGGTCTGCGGAAAACTCGCGCCCCTTTGCAAACCTTTGCGCGTCGCCGTCATTCAACCGGATTTCCGATTCCGCATCATCATGGAAACGTTCGAAGATGTCCGCCTCGCCCTCGATCACCTGGACTTCCGTTTCACTTGTCTCGGCGACATTGACGGTAAAGCGGGTGCCACGATCGATGACGCGTGTGACCGGCGTTTCAACGCGAAAGCCTTCCGCACCGTCAGGCGCGTGGACGCTGCAATGCCCAACATCCAATGCAAGGCATTCATCGGACATGACTCGAAACACCGCCGGCCCTTCGACAATCGCCGATGCGCCTGTTGGAAACGCGACCCTGACTAGGCCGCTCATAAGTACGTAGTCCCGCTCCGGCACAAGCACTGAATCGACAGACGGCGATAATTCCCCAAAGAACCTCGCATGTGCTAGGCTCGCAACTTGTACGTTCCCTTTCAGTACTGCTTCGTCATTTGAGTTGGGGACGTCTTTGACGACGTCGGTGTGTCTCGATGGCCGGAATGAATACCATGCGATTGCCAGGGTCGTTAATGCGACAACGGCCACAATTTTTCGAAACAGAAAGCGATTTCTGCTACCCGATTGGCCGGCGGTAGGATGTCGACCTCCCGCGCCCGTATTTTGCGTCGCCCGGTGGGTGTCCGCCACTTTTTCTACGCCCGCCATCACACCGGAGATAAAGCCATCCGATGTCTCCGGAAGGCGGGACAGCACTTCACGAACGAAACCGTCCTGTCGTGACGGAACTTCCTCAACCACTAGGCCGAGCAAACGATGTGTTTGATACATGTCGGCGGCCAGTTTCAGCAGGCTCTCATCCGAGGAGAGCAAGGCGCGCAGCGTCGCAATCCCGGTCTCGTCCAGTTCGCCTTCGAGATAGTCCGTCCATAGTTCGGCAAATTGCTCTTGAGCACTCATGATGCCCCCTCCTCGGCTGCCTGCATCCGGATTTCAAGGCATTGCTGAAGTTTTTGTCTAGTCAACCAGAGCTGCTTCTTGACGGCAGCGACCGATCGGCCGCTGCGGTCCGCCATTTCTTCCAACGGAATCTCTTCATCATAACGCCACTGGATGAATCGCCGCAGATGCTTACCAAGTGTTTCGATGCAGGATTCCAAATGTTCGAGCCGTGCCACATACCAATCCGACGGCTCGGAGTTCCGGCGTTCTAACTCGCGCCGCAACAAATCCGGCGCGTACCGTGCATGGTAATCGGCCACACGGCGCAATCGTGTCAGTTCGGTCTTTAGCTGATAGCGAGCGATAGTGAACAACCACGCCTCGAAGTGGGTTCCTGGAGTGTAATCCCCCAAGCGGGTGAAGGCCGCGACAAATGTCCGTTGCGCGACTTCATCGACGTCGATGCCAGGCGGGACATGTCCCGCCAACCAGGCTCGCAGCGGCCTCTCGAACTGACGTACGACGACCTCAAATGCGGAAGATTCCCCGCGGTGCGTACGGCGAATGGCATCGTCAAGCTGTGCGTCGTCGATATTTACATGCGCTGTCATTATATGATTATGGCAGTTCCCGCTGCGAGGTTACCCCCAGCAGACGAAAAAATGCCAAATCCTCGGCAATTGGGGAAAGATCCACGCCTATCAGCAGATCATTTTTGCTTTTGCTGCTTCGAAAAACCCGGCCCGTAGAAACTTGCAGCGCGTCCAGCTGAGAGTCTTGGTTCAATTCGATTCAGTCCGACCGTGAAATCCGGAGCGTCGTGACTTGGGCTCGGATGCCGAGTCATTCATGATGAATTCTTCTGGTTGGAACCTGTCCAAATAGTTGTGTCAATGCTTAGACGAAGTGTTGAGGAAAACGGCCTTCGAAGTCATTCGCGAAGCGATTCAGTATAGGGCTCGATCCGTCGCATCTGCAATGACTTCTGCTATCATTTGCATGACACGATACGCCAACTCATCTTTAGCGGAGGTGCATCTTGCCTACAAAGAAACGAATCACGAGACGGCGGCTGTTCAACTTTGCGATGGGTGGCGCCTTGAGTGCTGTCACGGGAACGATTCTTGACAGCCGAGGACACAGCACGGAGTTGCTTGCCGGCACGGTCAACGTGGACCCGAAGATCCAAGGACCTTTTCTGATTCTGTCGACACCCTTCACGGCATCGGGCGCAGTGGACTTCGACGCGCTCGCCAAACAGGCGCGCTATGTCGACTGGTGTGGATGCCCAGGAATGATCTGGCCACAATCAGGCGATAGCGTCGATCTGCTGACCAGGGACGAGAAGCTCCGTGGAATGGAAGTGTTGGCCGAGGCGTCTCGCAGTCTTCGTACAGCGCTGTGTCTGGGTGTGCAGGGTAAGAACACGGCTGAGATGCTTGTTTTTGCCAAGCACGCTGAGAAACTGTCGCCAGCGGCGATGATCTCGCGACCGCCAGACTCA
Coding sequences within it:
- a CDS encoding FecR domain-containing protein is translated as MSAQEQFAELWTDYLEGELDETGIATLRALLSSDESLLKLAADMYQTHRLLGLVVEEVPSRQDGFVREVLSRLPETSDGFISGVMAGVEKVADTHRATQNTGAGGRHPTAGQSGSRNRFLFRKIVAVVALTTLAIAWYSFRPSRHTDVVKDVPNSNDEAVLKGNVQVASLAHARFFGELSPSVDSVLVPERDYVLMSGLVRVAFPTGASAIVEGPAVFRVMSDECLALDVGHCSVHAPDGAEGFRVETPVTRVIDRGTRFTVNVAETSETEVQVIEGEADIFERFHDDAESEIRLNDGDAQRFAKGREFSADHIPFEPNAYRYSLPDRIVSYSTTTADDGRAENLTSVTVQRDGRVVDIPITDVIPARVTAFKATSSGAFICGGPTIPAKRIETSSDHSLVTGVINPGGSVEPLASTPVLMGESATPGLAIRFDKPVENGPGADVVVFDLQTFSNPPNGDAFHVSPLRFRDGLRSHTIRVYDLTMESPGAHDLTGFHVHMFAEAAESLEQLESLECSPRKQVITFRGLAVGIDLSALGYDDGDTVDGLFFQDALDDQHHFDPVFIGGLPAMK
- a CDS encoding sigma-70 family RNA polymerase sigma factor; amino-acid sequence: MTAHVNIDDAQLDDAIRRTHRGESSAFEVVVRQFERPLRAWLAGHVPPGIDVDEVAQRTFVAAFTRLGDYTPGTHFEAWLFTIARYQLKTELTRLRRVADYHARYAPDLLRRELERRNSEPSDWYVARLEHLESCIETLGKHLRRFIQWRYDEEIPLEEMADRSGRSVAAVKKQLWLTRQKLQQCLEIRMQAAEEGAS